In Chthoniobacterales bacterium, the sequence TCAGCTGCGTTTGACGAACGCCGCCGACTTCAGCGGCAGCGTGATTTTGCTCAAACTCGCCTAGGCCGCGTCCGCGACGACGCCTGCCATCAAACGCAAGATCGCCTCCTGAGTGGCCTCGGTGCGGTGGAGTTCGCCCGCGATCACGCCCTCACGCATGACGATCACGCGGGTGGAAAGATTAATGACCTCGGGCAATTCGGAGGAAATCAGCATCACAGCCAGACCTTGCTGGGCGAGTTCGTCGATCAAGGCATGAATCGCGGCCTTGGCGCCGACATCGACGCCCCGCGTCGGTTCATCGACGATGAGAAGTTTGCCACCGCGGGCCAGCCATTTGGCGAGGACGATTTTTTGCTGGTTGCCTCCGCTGAGAGATTGGACGGGCGCGTCGAGTGAGGCGGCTTTGACTCGAAGCTGGTCGAAATATTGGGAGGCGATGACTTTTTCGCCTCGGCGGTCGAGGATGCCGACGTTCCGCAGCCGGTCGAGCAAGGCCATGCTGACGTTCGAGCGGCAGGACATGCCCAGCACGCAGCCCTGGCGTTTGCGATCCTCCGGGACGAGTCCGACTCCGGCCTTCATGGAAGTTTTTACGGAGCCGAGCGTGAGTGCTTTGCCGTTGATGGAAACCTCGCCTTTTGCCACAGGGTCGAGGCCAAAAATGGCCTTGGCGATTTCACTGCGACCCGCCCCAACGAGACCGGCAAACCCGACGATTTCCCCGGCACGGATCTCAAAAGAGATGTCGCGGAAGAGTCCAGGCGAGGTCAGATTTTTCACTTTCAGAACCGGCTCGCCGACTTTCGCGGTCATGTGGTTCGGGAAATATTCCTCCACGCTGCGCCCGATCATCATTTGGACCACGGCGTCGTGTGTCATTTCTTTCTGACTCAATGTGCCGACGTATTGGCCGTCGCGCAGGACGCTGATTTTGTCGCACAGCCGGAAAAGCTCGGGCATCCGGTGCGAGACGTAGATCATCGTGATGCCGCGCGTTTTCAGGTTCTCGATGAGTTGAAACAAATTCTGCGCGTCGGGTTCCGCCAGCGAACTGGTCGGCTCGTCGAAGATCAAGATTCGCGGATCGCTGCCGACGGCGGAGGCGATTTGCACGAGCTGTTCCTGAGCCGTGGAGAGGCCGCGCATCGGTTGCCAGACGTCGAGTTGCACTCCAATG encodes:
- a CDS encoding sugar ABC transporter ATP-binding protein; the encoded protein is MANAFIEFRGITKIFGGVAALKDVTLDIGRGECHGLMGENGAGKSTLGKVLAGIHKPDGGEMFIDGQCHCFGSPGDAMSAGVAMVHQELSFCPDLSVAENLCMGRYPRRFGVVLDRVEMARRAEKLLAGIGVQLDVWQPMRGLSTAQEQLVQIASAVGSDPRILIFDEPTSSLAEPDAQNLFQLIENLKTRGITMIYVSHRMPELFRLCDKISVLRDGQYVGTLSQKEMTHDAVVQMMIGRSVEEYFPNHMTAKVGEPVLKVKNLTSPGLFRDISFEIRAGEIVGFAGLVGAGRSEIAKAIFGLDPVAKGEVSINGKALTLGSVKTSMKAGVGLVPEDRKRQGCVLGMSCRSNVSMALLDRLRNVGILDRRGEKVIASQYFDQLRVKAASLDAPVQSLSGGNQQKIVLAKWLARGGKLLIVDEPTRGVDVGAKAAIHALIDELAQQGLAVMLISSELPEVINLSTRVIVMREGVIAGELHRTEATQEAILRLMAGVVADAA